DNA from Strix aluco isolate bStrAlu1 chromosome 2, bStrAlu1.hap1, whole genome shotgun sequence:
CGCACAATGCAAACACAATGAGGACTTAACAAAGCTGAAAATGGAATTAGAGGAACAAGTGAAGAAACAAATGGGGCTGGTGGAACAGATTGAATGTCATAGTGATAGtcaaaaagaagttaaaagattACAAGATGATGTCCAGAGAATTAAATCTACTTATGAGGAGCAAATTTTGTGTCTGAGCAAGCAGTTGGAAACTATGAATGAAGACAAAAACAGAGAAGTGACAAATCTGCAAGAAACTATTAAAAGCAACTCTCAGTGTTaccataatgaaataaaaaatctgaatgaagagcttaaaaaattaaaaattgcccATCAGGAAGAGGTGTCAGAGTTGATGCATCATATTGAAATATCatctaaagaaaatgaagaaaagcaaaatcagaTAAATCAGTTACAGCACAATTTGGCAGAGAGGAGATTAgtagaagagaaaaatgcaaaggatGAAATGTGTGCTTGTACTGACCAGCGTGAATATGACTTGGAGCAGCTGAGAGAagtcttaaataaaaatgtagaaaaaaagatAGATGTTGTAGATGCACAAGAAGAACCTTGTATAGAAgcaaaagtggaagaaaaggtTAGGCACCTGGAGCATAGTTTAGAAGAGCTCCAGTCCCAACATAGTATATTAAAAGATGAGTTAACTTACATGAGTAATGTTAAACTAAAACTGGAGGAGGAAATTCATCGCATAAAGGATGAGTACTTTCATGAGCGGGAAGACTTGGACTTTAAGATAAATGAATTGCAGCTTACTAAAGAAGATTACTGTTGTGTAATTGAAAAGCTAAAATTGGAACTTCAAGCAGCAAGACAGCACTGTGAAACTGCTGTAAAAGAGCATGAGTTAGAGACTCAAACTCTGAAAGAGCAACATAAGAGAGAAATTTCTGAACTAAATGAAACTTTATTATCTggttctgaaaaagaaaagatggcaTTAGTTTTTGAAATGCAGGAACTTGGAGAACAACTTGAAAAGCTAACTCAGGAGAAAGAAGAAGCAGTGTCCAATTACAACAGCCTGAGAGAAACAATGGAAACTCTACAGGCTGAGCTAGGGGAATCTGCTGGAAAGATCAGCCAGGAGTTTGAATCAATGAGACAACAGCAAGCTTCTGATGTCAGTGAACTGCAGCAGAAACTCCGAGCTGCTTTCAATGAAAAGGATGTTCTTCTTGAAACTGTGAATCGCCtccaggaagaaacagaaaaattgtcaTCCAGTCACCTAGAGATAGAAGAACTTAAATATAAAATGGTTAGTCTTCAGGAGGAGAATAACATAATAACAAGCACCATCAACCAAAAAGAGACTGCTATGaaagaactggaagagaaaatCATTGCTCTTACTGATCAAAACAGGgatattttaaatgaagtaaaatgcTTGGGTGAAGAGAGAGAAAGTCTTCAGGAAAGATGTAAGCAAGAACAAGGCAAAGTTCAGGAACTTCAGCAAGAAGTAGGTGTTGCTAACCAGTACAGTAGCGACCTGAAGAAGAAGGTGGAGGAATTAACAGAGAGACTGAATGAAGCTTTAACTAGAAAGAGTGAAAATGCTCAAATGCTAGAGCAACTGGAAAACCAGATTGAATCTCTGGTGCATGAAAGAGAGAACCTTTCATCTGAAGCATATACTCTTCGtgaggaaaataagaaaatcattCAGGAAAAATGCGAATTAAGTGAAGAGCTGGAAAAGATTACATCTGAAAAAGATGGTTGGTTAGTGTTGAAAGAGCAGTCTGAAAACttagaaaagaaactaaaaatgatGACTGCAGAAAAAGACCATGTATCAACATTACTTGAAAGTGAGCAAGCACACAGATCCCTTGTAAGAACTCAGCTGTACCACTTACTTGAGCAAGTGGGGTCCAGCGTTTCAGATTCAAATGAGCAATATGATTCTCTTAACTTGTTACAAATTGCAGATGAATACTTGGCAAGAATGAAGGAAGAGCTGTGCCTTGCTCTACAGAACGAGGAGAATGTTCTTCGTTTGCAGCGGGAAGTTGAGAGActagaagaagaaaatgcagCTCAATATACAGAACATAGATCCCTGATTaaggattttgaaaaagaaaaggatctCTTGAGAGAAGAACTGGAAGGAGTGTTGTCTGAAAAAGAAGCACTTCAACATGATATCCAGGAGCTGAAGAATGCCAGTGAAAAAACAAGGATTGAAAATCAAGATCTTTTAGCTAATATTGAAGAGATCACTCAAAAACTTGCTTTTTGTGAAAGTCAAATACAAGAACAGCAAAAAGGATCAGAAAAACAAGACAACTTAAATTTCATTCTGGAACAAAAGGAAACTGAACTTAGAAATGTGAAAGACGAACTGAGTTCTCTAAAGGTTATATTTTGTTATTGAAGTATACAGACTAAACCTCTAAAGTCTTCAGAATTAAGGTTCAAAAAATACTttcaattctctcttttttttttttttttttttccttggcctcAAAGTGAGTTTCCCTTCTAGAAAGCACATGTTTCTGAGTTTCCTAGCACCTCAGaaacccctccctccccccagggtaaaaaaaagaaccaaatgaAACCAGTCACAGTGCTATTTTGACAAAAGTTTCTTGGTACTTGAACCTCTCTTCCTATCAATACCCCTCAAAGTGATCATTTAACTAGATAGACTAACTGACCTCATAATCTTTCACATCTAACTTTGTGATCTCTATCTCAAACAAAACTGCTTGATCTGCATTAGCTACTCCTAACTTAAGGTCTTGGGAATTGATGATTATGTAAAACTAACAGCTGCAGAATTAATCGTCTCCCATTTTTTGTCCTTGGACAGGATGGAAAGCAGCTGTTAAAAGgttgaagtgtttttctttcaacATAAGTATGCTTTTCAGTTACAAAGCTGATATGAAATTGCACATAAAGACTTTCTTGGTAGTAAGAATGTAAACACAGTCCAGCTGTAGCTGAAACTTCTGGtagcttgttaggggaagaacaGATATCACAAAAGAAATTTTTGTAATACTTATATCTTTGTTTATAATACAGAATTTAATGGAGACACTGTCTGAGAAAACTGATCAGCAGTCTTCGGCAGCAGAGCTTCAAGAAAAAATTGGTATCTTTCTTGCCATTCTCTTTTATGTAAACAGATTGGGGTTTTTGGATTGTTAGttatgcagagaaagaaaaactgtcCCGTATTTCCTACAAGCCAGGGAAGGTGGGGAAGTAGTTATCAATGCAACTTTCTACAATATTCCTTCCATTAGGGATTTAAAATATTGTTAGCAATCTTAAGTTAGTTATCATTTGATATTTCTTaaggttttttcttcctgtgtacATTTGGCTATAGACAGTGTAGTGGATTTCatccttgcttttttaaatatggaaaataattgtGTCAGTAAGAATCCCTAAGGCTGCCAAGAGCAGAGGAAAGCAACAGTTTGCCAAAACTACTGTTGCCTCATTGCAGTTATCCTACCGCTTTAGAAGGAAAATGTTTCCGAGTTGTTACAACTGTATGTAGAAGTAGACAGGAATACGGCTTTTAATGTTAATTGTGATGGAAGCCTCTGAAATGGGAAGATTGTCCCTAAGCTCTCTGTGCAGCTGGATGTCCTAgcattcaaattaaatttaaatgctTAACTGAATAAAACATTTGAACATCTCCCCCGatctatattttgttttgtttcaaagtcATGCTGGTATTTGTGCTGTAATTGAATTTCATTTCGTTTTGTTTCTTGGGGGAGAGGTGAGgcatatttttcactttcttatttatttgttttaggaAGGCTGGaaaaagaatctgcagaaaaaggagagaagctAAATAAAATCAAGGTTGTTGctgtgaaagcaaagaaagaattaGATGCCAGCCGAAAAGAGGTACTCTGACTGCTGCTTAGTATGAAGAACATTCTGTATGTGGGGTTCTGTTTTAATGACACATACTTCTTTATAATAAGATGCAGACTCTGAGGGAAGAATTGGAGTTGGTTCGATCAGAAAAAGATCAGTTGTCTGCTTCAATGAAAGATGTCATTCAAGGAGCTGAAAGCTATAAGGTAAGAATAGTACTATATTTACAAAAGACAATTCTTTGTcagaaaatactttgcttttgAAGCCTAGCCTGAATATACATTGCTACTTAATTGCACAAGTATGTTTGGCAAAAGAAATTATATCAGTGCAGTTGAGTACCCAAATCATGGAACGTAAGGTTATAGTAATAGAACTGCATGGCTACTGTCAGAAGAAAATAAGGCACTTCCTTTCTACTGGATGGTATTTTTAAACCCTTTAAATCTAACATCATACGTATCAACGAATGTGTTGCTGAGGCAAAACATAAATTCTTATGAAATCTTCAAAGTACATTAAACTGGGGATCGTTTAGAAAGTCCTTAAGTGATAAAGATATAAACTGACAAATTCCCTGGGACTGAGTCTTCTCAGAGCATGTCTCTGGACACATGAAGCAGAAGCAGGTGACTGGGGACAGTCAGCTTTGATTCTCCAAGAGTGAATTGTGTCTGATTAATCTGATTGTCTGCCATGATAAAACAGTTGGAGTTGTGGATGAGAGAACAGTGGATGTCACTTATCTTGACATTAGAAAAGCTTTTGATGCTCTCTCACGGTAGTCTTGTATCCGTGCTAGGATATTATGATCTAAATGGATAAACAACTGAATGAatgcttagaaaataaaaaaaatagttgcatGGTTTGGCTCAGAGAGTAGCAATTAATAGCTTATACTAGATGCCACTAACAAATGATGTACCAAAGGGGTGTGTTTAACAGTGACCTGAAGAAGGTGATGGAGTTCACATTGATCAAGTTCTCAGATTATTCCTAATTGGGAACAGTCAATAGATTTGAAGGTAGGGCTTCCATTCAAAGAGACCTAGACTGGTGTgaggaatgggctgacagaaaCCTTTCGGAGTTCTACAAAGACGGATGCAAAGTTCTTTGTGTGGGAGAGAGGAACTCCTCGATACAAACTGGGGACTGTGTGGCTGCTGAAAAGAATTTCAGGGTTTTGGTAGGCAGTATACTGAGAATGAGAAAAGTGTGTTCTGGTACCAAAGGTGGCCGCAGCATCCTGGGCTCCAAGAACAAGAGTACAGCTAGTAGGTCAAGGGAAGTTATTGTCTCTCTTTGCTCAGCATTCCCATGaaggtgaagggtctagagcacaagacctctgaggagcagctgagggaactggggttgtttagcctggagaaaaggaggctcaggggaggcATTA
Protein-coding regions in this window:
- the GCC2 gene encoding GRIP and coiled-coil domain-containing protein 2 isoform X2 yields the protein MTEAEVARGGCSGADSGCGAVISPPLRPAGPAMEVQDAGQEMVASSVTPGSGKSKLDTLPREDLIKFAKKQVMLIQKVKSRCTELEKEIEELRSKAATGGADDIIQALTERLDVVLLEKAESQQQCIALKKENTQRKQEAEAAVAKTEELQKQLEQSSIDSLKEIKALKSELANAQCKHNEDLTKLKMELEEQVKKQMGLVEQIECHSDSQKEVKRLQDDVQRIKSTYEEQILCLSKQLETMNEDKNREVTNLQETIKSNSQCYHNEIKNLNEELKKLKIAHQEEVSELMHHIEISSKENEEKQNQINQLQHNLAERRLVEEKNAKDEMCACTDQREYDLEQLREVLNKNVEKKIDVVDAQEEPCIEAKVEEKVRHLEHSLEELQSQHSILKDELTYMSNVKLKLEEEIHRIKDEYFHEREDLDFKINELQLTKEDYCCVIEKLKLELQAARQHCETAVKEHELETQTLKEQHKREISELNETLLSGSEKEKMALVFEMQELGEQLEKLTQEKEEAVSNYNSLRETMETLQAELGESAGKISQEFESMRQQQASDVSELQQKLRAAFNEKDVLLETVNRLQEETEKLSSSHLEIEELKYKMVSLQEENNIITSTINQKETAMKELEEKIIALTDQNRDILNEVKCLGEERESLQERCKQEQGKVQELQQEVGVANQYSSDLKKKVEELTERLNEALTRKSENAQMLEQLENQIESLVHERENLSSEAYTLREENKKIIQEKCELSEELEKITSEKDGWLVLKEQSENLEKKLKMMTAEKDHVSTLLESEQAHRSLVRTQLYHLLEQVGSSVSDSNEQYDSLNLLQIADEYLARMKEELCLALQNEENVLRLQREVERLEEENAAQYTEHRSLIKDFEKEKDLLREELEGVLSEKEALQHDIQELKNASEKTRIENQDLLANIEEITQKLAFCESQIQEQQKGSEKQDNLNFILEQKETELRNVKDELSSLKNLMETLSEKTDQQSSAAELQEKIGRLEKESAEKGEKLNKIKVVAVKAKKELDASRKEMQTLREELELVRSEKDQLSASMKDVIQGAESYKNLLMEYDKQGEQLDSEKGRANNLERQIDDLTRQLQVSSQQHDQLHSANEDLLARVETLQCNAKLLEAQILEMQRAKAKADKELEAEKLLKEQKTKEHTGALREMEELQMQLQKEKKHLQKTMQELELARKDAQKSTLMDMEIADYERLVKELNQKITDKDSRIEDLEQETGIQKQKQETLQEEIKSLQSTMQQDEERNAKIKQLLVKTKKELADSKQAENDHLMLQASLKGELEASQQQVEAYKIQVAVLTSEKHKVQEHLRTSSEQHQRTLSSYQQKIATLQEECRAAQAEQASVTSEFESYKVRVHNVLKQQKNKSASQTESEGAKQEREQLEIAIDQLKVKLQDAQHNSQMNASELQALQSEHDTLLERHNKMLQETVAKEAELREKLCTIQSENMVMKTEHAQTLSQLTAQNEALRNNFRDQVRNLQEEHRKTVETLQQQLSRVEAQLFQLKSESSTRVSIFQVQLFQIQQRRT
- the GCC2 gene encoding GRIP and coiled-coil domain-containing protein 2 isoform X1 → MTEAEVARGGCSGADSGCGAVISPPLRPAGPAMEVQDAGQEMVASSVTPGSGKSKLDTLPREDLIKFAKKQVMLIQKVKSRCTELEKEIEELRSKAATGGADDIIQALTERLDVVLLEKAESQQQCIALKKENTQRKQEAEAAVAKTEELQKQLEQSSIDSLKEIKALKSELANAQCKHNEDLTKLKMELEEQVKKQMGLVEQIECHSDSQKEVKRLQDDVQRIKSTYEEQILCLSKQLETMNEDKNREVTNLQETIKSNSQCYHNEIKNLNEELKKLKIAHQEEVSELMHHIEISSKENEEKQNQINQLQHNLAERRLVEEKNAKDEMCACTDQREYDLEQLREVLNKNVEKKIDVVDAQEEPCIEAKVEEKVRHLEHSLEELQSQHSILKDELTYMSNVKLKLEEEIHRIKDEYFHEREDLDFKINELQLTKEDYCCVIEKLKLELQAARQHCETAVKEHELETQTLKEQHKREISELNETLLSGSEKEKMALVFEMQELGEQLEKLTQEKEEAVSNYNSLRETMETLQAELGESAGKISQEFESMRQQQASDVSELQQKLRAAFNEKDVLLETVNRLQEETEKLSSSHLEIEELKYKMVSLQEENNIITSTINQKETAMKELEEKIIALTDQNRDILNEVKCLGEERESLQERCKQEQGKVQELQQEVGVANQYSSDLKKKVEELTERLNEALTRKSENAQMLEQLENQIESLVHERENLSSEAYTLREENKKIIQEKCELSEELEKITSEKDGWLVLKEQSENLEKKLKMMTAEKDHVSTLLESEQAHRSLVRTQLYHLLEQVGSSVSDSNEQYDSLNLLQIADEYLARMKEELCLALQNEENVLRLQREVERLEEENAAQYTEHRSLIKDFEKEKDLLREELEGVLSEKEALQHDIQELKNASEKTRIENQDLLANIEEITQKLAFCESQIQEQQKGSEKQDNLNFILEQKETELRNVKDELSSLKNLMETLSEKTDQQSSAAELQEKIGRLEKESAEKGEKLNKIKVVAVKAKKELDASRKEMQTLREELELVRSEKDQLSASMKDVIQGAESYKNLLMEYDKQGEQLDSEKGRANNLERQIDDLTRQLQVSSQQHDQLHSANEDLLARVETLQCNAKLLEAQILEMQRAKAKADKELEAEKLLKEQKTKEHTGALREMEELQMQLQKEKKHLQKTMQELELARKDAQKSTLMDMEIADYERLVKELNQKITDKDSRIEDLEQETGIQKQKQETLQEEIKSLQSTMQQDEERNAKIKQLLVKTKKELADSKQAENDHLMLQASLKGELEASQQQVEAYKIQVAVLTSEKHKVQEHLRTSSEQHQRTLSSYQQKIATLQEECRAAQAEQASVTSEFESYKVRVHNVLKQQKNKSASQTESEGAKQEREQLEIAIDQLKVKLQDAQHNSQMNASELQALQSEHDTLLERHNKMLQETVAKEAELREKLCTIQSENMVMKTEHAQTLSQLTAQNEALRNNFRDQVRNLQEEHRKTVETLQQQLSRVEAQLFQLKSESSTRGPTVSNPATKNLRERRNTDLPVLDVHTVAREEGEGMETTDTESVSSASTYVPSLEQLLNSPEAKLEPSQWQTELTKDELVQKLNTTAKSADHLNELLRESEATNAILMEQIKLLKNEIRRLERNQEREKSVANLEYLKNVLLQFIFLKSGSEKERLLPVIDTMLQLSPEEKGKLVAIAQGEEESTSRPSGWASYLHSWSGLR